The DNA window GATCAATTGCTTGAACGATTTCATTAGTTGATCTGTTATACAACTTAGCAATATCTTCTAAGTCATCTGAAGCTTTATTAAAGTCTTCAACAGACCCTTGGATATTCTGGAATAGATTTTTTAAGTCTTTTTGCATCTTTTGAAGCGCTTGACCTAAAATACCAAATTCTGTATGAGATTTGACTAGTTTTGCATCTACTTCTTTTGTGAAATCCCCAGAAGAGATAATAACCAATTCATCTGCAACACTTTTCACTTGTCTACCAATATTCGAAGCAATCCAATAAGTGATTAATGATATAACAATTAAAGTCATTAATCCGAATCCCATAAAAGTAACTACTTGAGCTGTAATTGCCTCTAATACCACCGAAAGAGGTATATTAACACTTAGCGTCCATTCTTGATCAATATCTTTGAAGTCTACTGGTACATTTAATGTCAATACATCATTATTCAAGTAGCTATTATATCCATTAAAAGATTGTTTAGTTTCCATTGCCTTAAGCTCATCTTCTGAGTAATTCAGTTCTGATATATTCATAAGATTGAGCGTAGAATCTGTATGCGCAACAATAGTACCATCTTCTGTAAACAATAAACTAAAGCCATTTTTAGCTTCTTCAATCTCATTTAATATAGTGCTTAGATGTGATACATCGATATCCACTGTAACAACACCGTAAAATTGATCTTTTACGATAATAGGTTCAGCTACTGAAACCATTAACACTTGCTCTCCACCAACTTCGTAATAGTAAGGATCTGTTAATATGGTTTTCATCTGTTCTTTTGGTTCTATGTACCAAGCATCTTCATCATAACCTACTAGTTGTTCCACTTCCGCCTTAGTATCTTTCAGATAGAAATATGCAACATAACGACCTGTTGTATCACTGTATTTCTTATTTCGATAATTTCTATCTTTTCCATCTAATTTGTTAGGCTCCATACCTATACCTATCCCCACATACTCTTGATGCTCTTCAAGGATAGATTGTACCATTTCTGTTAATTCATCGCGATCAACATTCCCTGTCTGAATAAGTCCTTCTATACTAGCCGAAAGAGTCCGAATTGTTGATGTTGCCTGATCCAAATCATCTGAGACGATGAATCCTTGATTGTTAGCTTGTTCTTCACCGACTTTTGTTAACGTGCCCATCGTCATTTTGTAATAATTATACCCCATCAATGCAAACATTGCGATAAACATGAGTGTTAATACCCCTGAAAGTGCTAAAATCATTTTCCATTTAATAGATTTTAATTTCATGATTTCCCTCTTTCTTTAAGTCTTTATCATTGGCAGTTTATAGTATATAAATTATATCGACATATATTTGAAATTTTTTATATGAATACTAAAAAAGAATGACTTAAAGTCATTCTTTTTAGTCCAATTCCTGTAACTCTTTTTTTAAATCATAAAGTTGATCTCTTAGTTCTCCTGCCCTTTCAAATAATAAATCCGCTGCCGCTTTTTTCATATCTTTTTCTAGCTTTTTAATCATCTTTTGAAGTTCTTCTTTTGACATGGATTCAACATCTTTATCCAACTCGTAAGAATCAGGTTCTTCAGCAGCTAAGGTAGCACGGATGAGATCGTGGACTTTCTTCTTAATCGTTGTTGGGGTTATACCGTGTTTTTCATTATAAGCCTCTTGAATTCCTCTCCTTCGATTAGTCTCTGATATGGCTCTATGCATGGAATCTGTTACTTTATCAGCATACATAATTACTCGTCCCTCCGCATTACGAGCCGCCCTACCTACTGTCTGAATCAGAGAGGTTTCTGAACGAAGAAATCCTTCTTTATCAGCATCTAAGATCGCTACTAATGAAACTTCCGGAATATCTAGACCCTCTCTAAGAAGGTTGATACCAATCAAAACATCAAATACACCCATTCTTAAGTCACGGACAATTTCCAAACGTTCAAGTGTATCAATATCCGAGTGTAAGTATTTAACCCGAATACCTACCTCTTTCAGGTAATCTGTTAAATCCTCTGACATCTTTTTGGTTAAGGTCGTAATGAGTACTTTGTCACCTTTATCAACAGTTGCCCTGATCTCGCCAATTAAATTATCAATCTGCCCCTCTACTGGGCGGACATCTACTGGTGGATCTAGTAGACCAGTAGGTCGTATAATCTGCTCTGCTACTAAAGATGAATGTTCTGCTTCATATTGTGCTGGTGTTGCCGA is part of the Vallitalea okinawensis genome and encodes:
- a CDS encoding methyl-accepting chemotaxis protein, which encodes MKLKSIKWKMILALSGVLTLMFIAMFALMGYNYYKMTMGTLTKVGEEQANNQGFIVSDDLDQATSTIRTLSASIEGLIQTGNVDRDELTEMVQSILEEHQEYVGIGIGMEPNKLDGKDRNYRNKKYSDTTGRYVAYFYLKDTKAEVEQLVGYDEDAWYIEPKEQMKTILTDPYYYEVGGEQVLMVSVAEPIIVKDQFYGVVTVDIDVSHLSTILNEIEEAKNGFSLLFTEDGTIVAHTDSTLNLMNISELNYSEDELKAMETKQSFNGYNSYLNNDVLTLNVPVDFKDIDQEWTLSVNIPLSVVLEAITAQVVTFMGFGLMTLIVISLITYWIASNIGRQVKSVADELVIISSGDFTKEVDAKLVKSHTEFGILGQALQKMQKDLKNLFQNIQGSVEDFNKASDDLEDIAKLYNRSTNEIVQAIDQVAISTAEQAKDAEILVTSAESFETELNKTNTLFNQVYEFTKESNVLSQEGVKKVNDLTEASKETNLKMDEANLLSKDIFEFASKAGEVVGLVENISQQTNLLALNASIEAARAGEAGRSFAVVADEIRKLSIQTADATEQTYTILSEIRSKSERIVEMNNDLTTISTEQNQIMQATSDIFYRTTDSLQKIERYVEDAFEATNHMNMEQKNMTDRINSLSAISEENSAVTEEVTASNTQQLEGINKLTQGATQIKNGAGKLVEEVNQFKF